The Haloferax volcanii DS2 DNA segment GGCGGGTTTGGGCGGCACCTGCCGGGCGACGGGCTCACCGGGGACGCGGTCGGCCGCGAGCCTACGACTCGCCGAAGGCGTCGATGCGGGCGTGAACGTCCTCCGCCCACTCGTCGAGCGCGGCGTGCATCATCTCCTTGGCCTCGGGGAGCGGGGTCGCCGTGTACTGGTAGACGTAGCCGCCGGGGTCGAGCAGGCGGCGCTTGCGCTCGGTGAGGCCCTTGTCGAGGAGCGTCGTCAAAGAGCGGTTGACGTTGCTGCGGTCGCGGTCGAGCACCTCCGCCAACTCCGCGACGGTGCTTCCGGGGTTGTCGAGTAGTGCGAGATACGTCCGGCTCTCGTGGCTCTGGATGCCGAAGACGCACGCGAGGACCTGTCCGAAGTTCGGGTCCTCGGTCTCCATCAGTTCGCCCATGTCCGGTGCGTCGGCCATGCACACCTGTTCGCCGTGCGTCGGATTAAACCCTCACTTACAGGCGAGCGAGCGGCCGCCGCGGCCGGGAACCGCACCGACGCTACTCTTTCGCGTAGCCCATCTTCAGCACGCAGGCGCGCATCCCGTCTTCGTCCTCGTGTTTGTGGAGCGTCGTCGGCGTGTCGCAGTAAAAGACCGTCCCGTCGTGGCGGAGCGTCACCTCGTGGACGCCG contains these protein-coding regions:
- a CDS encoding helix-turn-helix domain-containing protein; translation: MADAPDMGELMETEDPNFGQVLACVFGIQSHESRTYLALLDNPGSTVAELAEVLDRDRSNVNRSLTTLLDKGLTERKRRLLDPGGYVYQYTATPLPEAKEMMHAALDEWAEDVHARIDAFGES